A genomic stretch from Larus michahellis chromosome 7, bLarMic1.1, whole genome shotgun sequence includes:
- the CYBRD1 gene encoding plasma membrane ascorbate-dependent reductase CYBRD1, translating into MEDYGRFLALLGSALLVGFVSVVFSLVWVFHYREGLSWDGSPREFNWHPVLIITGFVFIQGIAIIVYRLPWTWKCSKLLMKFIHAGLNTIAMILAIVSMVAVFEFHNARNIPNMYSLHSWIGLTAVIFYSLQLVLGFAVFLLPFAPVPLRAALMPIHVYSGLTIFATVIATALMGITEKLIFSLKNPAYSASPPEATFVNCLGLLLVIFGALILWMASRSHWKRPPEKNAKVLQPIGGTPEGTEAESTMTDGSNADKSDLRINSEAARKQNLKLDEAGQRSTM; encoded by the exons ATGGAGGACTACGGGCGATTCCTGGCGCTGCTGGGCTCGGCGCTGCTGGTCGGCTTCGTCTCGGTCGTCTTCTCCCTCGTCTGGGTCTTCCACTACCGCGAAGGGTTGAGCTGGGACGGCAGCCCGCGGGAGTTCAACTGGCACCCCGTCCTCATCATCACGGGATTCGTCTTCATCCAGGGCATCG ctATTATTGTGTACAGGTTGCCCTGGACCTGGAAATGCAGCAAACTCCTAATGAAGTTCATACATGCTGGACTGAATACCATAGCTATGATTCTTGCAATTGTTTCTATGGTAGCCGTGTTTGAATTCCACAATGCCAGGAACATTCCTAACATGTACAGTCTGCACAGCTGGATTGGGCTGACTGCTGTTATATTTTATTCTCTCCAG CTCGTCTTGGGTTTCGCTGTCTTTCTGCTCCCTTTTGCTCCAGTTCCTCTCCGAGCAGCTCTCATGCCAATACATGTTTATTCAGGTCTTACCATCTTTGCAACAGTGATTGCAACAGCTCTCATGGGAATCACAGAAAAGCTTATCTTTTCatt GAAGAATCCTGCATATAGTGCATCCCCACCAGAGGCAACTTTTGTCAACTGTCTTGGTCTTTTGCTTGTCATATTTGGTGCCCTTATTTTGTGGATGGCAAGCAGGTCCCATTGGAAGCGCCCCCCAGAAAAGAATGCTAAAGTTCTGCAGCCCATTGGAGGGACTCCTGAAGGCACAGAAGCAGAATCCACAATGACAGATGGCAGTAATGCAGACAAATCTGACCTGAGGATCAATAGTGAAGCAGCCAGAAAGCAAAACCTCAAACTTGATGAAGCAGGCCAGCGATCAACTAtgtaa